CATCCGCAAATACGAGATGTTCGCACAGACCCTGCAACAAAGCAGAGGCTTTGGCAGTTTCAGGTGGGATATTAAGTCCTGTTTAGTGGAAGCTTTTGTTATgaatagccttttttttttttttttctggaagtaATTGGGTAATTGTCAGAATGTCATTAGGTTTTCATGCATTCAGAATACCttgtttatgattttatatatatatttttttttaagattcccATCCAGTAACCAAGGAGGAAGTGGACCAAGTCAGGGCTCTTCTGGTAGTGGTGGAGGCAACATCTTTAATGAGGACAACGATGATGATCTTTATGGATAAATGTGACCACGTGGCTAACCTTCACAGGCCACTCTTCATACAGGCCGCCGtgtacaaaagacaaaaaataaaaaattccacATTTTTAGGACtgtgcttttttgtttattttctgcttCTCCTCATGTCCATTCCCCCTGTTTTTTTATTCGCCTCGTTCTCCTTCTGTCCACCTCCCCCCCTCTGTTTATAGAGAAAAGCATGTAGCTGCTTGTGTTTTGCTCTGGTTTGTGAAAGGATGATTTCTGAGAACTTTAATCTTGACGTTCTGTGGGTGGGGGTAAATTACAGTGAAAACAATACACGATAGTGATTTCATTAACTTTTCACAAGCTATATGAGCAGCTTTAGTGGTGGGGTTTAATGCTAGGCTGTTggaaggataaaaaaaaaacaaaaaacaaagaaaaaaaataattgctaatgactttttttttgtttttctttttcctttttttatgaatgtagcatataatgtattacaagtttgaaaaatgttaaataaaattcacaaaattgaCCTGATGATGTGGTGTTTTAATTTGCAGAGGTTTGGGGTCTCTGAACATGCATAGAATGATTGGGAATAAAATGATTGGGATATactaacatttaattttaataattatttaaccCATTctaggtattaaaaaaaatgtaataaaggactttttttttttttttttttgcatgtctttttatttttttctatattgcACCTCATTTATACTGGTGTCCAAATTACCCAATGATTTCCTGTAACTGCTTTATAGTTTGCTCTGGTTTAAATCTTGTCTTTAATGGTTCACCATAAAATcatgaacacatttaaatgcatgtcattTTACGATTAAATTTCTAAGAGGTTTACACATTTTCTGCTGCATTTGATCAATATGAATCACTGAAAGGAAAATGAGGGTGATTTGCATCTCTCCAGACCTTTTTTCCATCTTTCTGTGGAATAACAAAAGTTTTTAGCCATAACTGAcgtacattttgtaacatttttgtttacttaaatTTTTCTTAATACTCACCATTATAGTTGGAATGATAAGCCTCTCATTCCTATTAAATGACTCAATCACTTTCATGTCTTCATCAGATAACTGAAAATCAAACACCTGTGTGCAAAGATGAACAGTGATTTCCATAATTATCACTAACTCTTAAATCCGCTGATACGTTCAAAAAATGCCATACAAATGTTTGATGTCTAAATTCATTGGTTCTCATGTCTCTTAAGCTATCAAAAACTTGATAGGTAActggaaaaatatttacaaatgattgacctaaatgtatttgtataaacattttatttctgggtgaactatcccaaTAACTTGGCCCCTCTCTCATTTCAGCTCTTGTCCTGCAGGTGTCTCTGTATGTCCTCTCTTTTGTTGACATCCTGAATAAGCACTAATGATGTTTGACCTTGCTTAAACTCCTCCgagcattatttaaatgatgatgGTTACGTGGAGGCTCTGTGGTTAAATAACCTGCCAAGGCATTGAAGCTGAGACGCAAGAGCTCAGGTGCATGTGTTGAAATGAGTCACAGAGGATGAATAACGTTTTAAAGCTTAAGCGTGGAATGTCTGTCACAAGCATGTCCAAATggatttagaaaaataatgatgtaaatgttttaagttAGGTTTTCTGGACAAACACTTAGTGCCGCCCCACAATCATGCCATTGGTCGAGTCGACGTTGAGGCCGTGATTGGCTGATCTTGTTTTGCTGTCAAAAAGCTTTTAAGGAATGTCGACCTCTTTTAGTTATTTCTGGATCGCAAAATGGAGCAGAGGAATTTATTTAACCATGAAAAAATACGTTTTAAGACTTTTCCCAACCAACCTCGATGTTCTGCTTGATCCTGGTTGGAGTGACGCTTTTAGGGATGCAAACAACACCTCTCTGTACGTGCCATCTATGAGTCCAAACCAAATCCAGAAGTGTGCAATGTACATGTATTCTAACACACactaataatgaaataaatgtactgaAAGGAAAAGGGGACTCCAGTGTGGATTCTTGGACCATCTTTACCTGATAACAACCTGAGCAGGGGTCTTGTTATAGCGCTTGGCCAGTCCGAGCACCCTCGGATCATCCAGCAGATGGGCTTCTCCAGGTGTAACCCACGGGCGATCAGGAGAACCCAGAGGACTGTAGGCTGTTACCGCCAGCCCTCGACTCCAGCAGTGACACACCAGCTGAGTCTGAACCAGGTATGGATGGCACTCCACCTGAAaatattttggaattaaacaaacaaaaaaaacattttataatagttattacaatatacatttacatttatttgtatcatTAAAATACGCAAAACAACAGATTAGTTCAAATGGTAAAAAAGTATGACTATTCTAAAGGACCACACTAATAACTTTATTGCTATTAGTTGTCAGTGGCAAATTAACACAAGGACAGTTCATTCTTTCCAGTTATATATACCTGGTTGACCACTGGCTTGTGTTTGGCCACACTGAGAATGTCATCAATCTGTCTGGCGCTGAAGTTCGACAAGCCAATGGCTTTTACCAGGCCCTGGTCAACCAGCTTCTCCATGGCTGCCCATGTGTCTCTATAATGAGTGTCATCATATCGAATTGTGCCATCAGGCCGTCGGGGCATCAGTTCATCTCCTCTCCTGGAAGTATTGAAAACACATCATAGTTTATTGTACACCTTTTGCAAGACAATTGGTTCATGGGCAGCACATCGCTCCATTGCTTTTCGAGGGCTCCACACCTTTCCCGATCCTGTGCCCCCACTTacttcaaacaaatgctgttattttgagcTGATCAAAGAATTCGttcacaaaacattaagcagcacaatgataataataacaggaaaagtataataatataataatgttagcATGATTTCGAAATGATCGTCTGACATTAAAGACTGCGATAATGACTGCTTGAAATTAAAAGATATTCAAACAGAAACTggttaaactgtaatatttaacatactgcatttttttatgttaactaaAAGTTTGGGCACATTggagaaaatcaaataaaattttccACTATACAAGAGCTAGACATGGAAACATAAAGTCTTACTCAAAGGCCATTGGCCAGTGCATGAGATACAGGTCCAGATAACTGAGCTTCAGATCTGACAAAGACTTTCTGCAGGCCTCCTCCACATCATCTGGATGGTGCTTGGTGTTCCACAACTTGGAGGTCACAAAAATGTCCTCTCGTCTAAGAGGCTGTAAGATATTTACACATTTGGGTGTAATGCATTGATGATTTTGAGgtaaaaaatgcactttaagtATAGTTTTATCTGCAGGTACCTTTCCTTCTCCGAGTCGCTCACTCAGAGCCTCTCCGACCTCTCGCTCATTGCTGTAAGCTGCTGCGCAGTCGATGTGCCTGTAGCCACAGTCTAAAGCTGCTAGTACAGCCTGCTTTACCTACAGCAAGACACAGTTTAATCCAGTTCTGCCACAACGAATAAATCAGTTAATAAGCATACAGACATATATAGTGCATTCTGAGCTGTACTAAACTTTTTATGAGTTTATGTTGGTTTTGACACACCTGTCCTGGAGCACTTTTCCATGTTCCCAAGCCCACAGCTGGCATCTGCAGAGCCTTGGAGAGAGTGATTGTTGCTGCCATGGCTTAATTAGAACCCTTTTTCctatcaacaaataaaaaaaccacacaaatCGCAAACCTGAAtaattgtgtattattatttattttttattattattatccattaTAAAATCTAGACTACATTTCAAATTTATAGTGATTCTAATAAACGCAATGCCTTAAAGGTGCAGTGTACATTTTAGCGGCATCTAGCGGCGACTTTGCGAATTGCACCCAACTGCTCGTTCCCCGCTCACCCCTCCTTTCAGAGAAGCTAAAGTGGCCGATACAGATTTAAAACGTCGGAGACGGAGGAGATAGACACCAATGAGCCTTCTTTGTCATTGTTGCGTGTTCGTTTTTGTGTCGGTGTTGTATTCGCGCGAACAACACGAAACTGAAGATTTTGCTGTCTAAAATTTTACATTCGTGATTTGTAATGTAATTCTATTTATGAAAATTACCTTTTATGCAGCGTGTTTCACAGTAactaagtgaataaaaacaccctgcaaagttttaaatttgaaagtgCATCGTGTAtaaaattaatgataataaattgtctcttaaaagaaagagtcgactctgaatcactgaaacgagttGTTTATAAAACAATCCCAAGCGGTTTTATTTTGACGTCAGCACGAGTATTAGCATAATCCCCGCCCACTTTGCTGGTGTTTTCgagttggtctgaatgaaaattaaaaatcattgcCACTAGGAGCATTAAAATAGAGGTTTTTCTGATAATGTTGTACACAAAGCAAGCACCGTGCTGATGAATGCTGCAGGCGTGGTGAAACAAAAACGAGACCAACTGGACCAATCACTAAATATTAGCGTCACACAAAGCAGGGGGTTAAAAACATAATAGTCGAGCGAATCGTTAGAGAGTCGTTCAGAAAATatggtataaaataaatgcgGTGTTGGTATGGATCTTAAATTCTATGTGATATTAGTACTTTTGAATACTATTTAGTGAGGGTGAGTAGTAGGCTGTCCACATTGGGACGCGGGGAGTGAGTTCATCTGAATGGACGGTTGAATCATTAGATCACTCGATTCCTtcaaaacagattcattcaagGAACAGACCGACGCTATTGCATAAAATTAATAGAACATTTGCTGATAAGGTTTGCgcaatgtttattaaaaaaaataaattctaattcaAGATAAAATCAtacattctatatttttttaaagaactttagAGCCATTTTTGCGCGAAAAGACTTGCTTGGAGTTTGTGAGTGCTTTGATTTTTGATTGGCCGAGTTTTGATTGGCCAGTCACCGCTATTTAATTCGTGAATTAACATAACTAGACAATTTTAACGTTTCATGTGAATgacatgttttatataatacacaaaattaataatcCAAATTTGAGCCCTGAGTATAAGACAGTgggtttttgaccttgcatgtcAACGTGTTGTTAAACactctcaaaaccaaaatatgaaccattCACTATCCATAACAGGGGTATTTTAAGTGAAGATAATTTTTCTATTGAGATTTTGATTTCTCCTATGAATATATCAAAGCATAATTTTGAATTACAAATATGCATTGCTATGGATTTAATTGGAGCaactttaaagctttttctcaatatttatttttttacaccctCGGATACCAGATTTTCGAATAGTCGTGTCATCCAAATATTGTCCCATCCTAACAAACAACaaatcagtggaaagcttattctttcaactttcagatgatgtataaatctaaaTTGCAAAAAAGGACCCTCATGACATATTATTTGGTTCACACAAATACAGTCACATTTACTCTTCCTGCTTCTTTCCAGAAGTTTCCTAACactggagatttttttaaactctgttTCCAATTAGAGTGATTATTCCATGTTTATTCGTTTTTAAACAGAACCACCGTATATTCATAAAAGAGAGCCAACATTTTGCAGAACTTTTCAAATGCACAGAATGAATGATTTAGTTCATATCTTACCTCTGATAGCgctccagcacacacacactcatactgaCACAGGTACTGAGCGTTTATACCCTAAGGTCAAAGTCTTTGTTTACCCATTTCCTAAAAGGCTGAACAATTACCAAAAGCCATCCACGCAACTACAGCTGTCTGAAGAACATCATATGACAAGAACATTCAGACATCGCTTGAcactcttttgttttatttaatcatactAAACAGTATTGATCGCTTGTCAGTGTGGCTTTGGGCGGAATGGAGTTAATGAAATGGCTTGGGTTCGGGAAATGGCATCTGTTTATTCTGGGTATGTTCACAATGGAGCTGCATATCAAAACAGTTTAGAGTCAGTCACATTCTCACATGCTCAGGTTTAGCGCTCTCAGCTGTTAAGGACCTCCTGATGGACAAATATAGAGCCAGCCAATGATTACTGTCCGTCTCACGACTGCTCCAAGTGTTGTGACTCGGCAGCACGCTTGACTCAAGGTCCACTCCACTTCCCTTATGTGGTCAGACTAAATGACTTAGTCATCTCAATGCGGGGGAAAAACCCTGCAACCCCCTGAATAACATTCTTAATTGTGCAGTCACTGGCAGTCTATTAGCACCAACGGCTCATTTTAAAGTGAGGGTACTCTTAGACTGCTTGTAATAAATAGCATGTGAGTACGTTTGTTTGTTGTAGAACCTCTTTGGGTATTTGGGAATAGAAGGAAAATTTTAATTAGAGagaaataaatcataaactGCTATTGTTACTGATTTTTTCTTATTGATATGCAAATCTGCAGTAGCTTGGCATgtaatagatttatatttaaatgatctgATCTGCCAGTGTTGTACTAGATTGAAACTTTAAACTAATGACTCTGCATAGAGTGTTTATGTTTATAAGATGTCCTAGTTTTCAGTTCCACTGACAAAATACCAGCGGACTGCCTCAGCACTCAGTTTTTggttaatttccttttttttcctcatgaatATGTATTCTGGTATTAAACAGTGAGAGCCATAAATCTCTTGGGTGACATCAGGCTAGAGTATTAGTGAGGCGGAAACACTTctggaagcacaaacaaaaataaatgcattatttaggTAAGGAAATGCCTGAAGggtgttttaaaaagttgtttttttcgTACGCACTTCAAGAGGCATTACAGACCcagattttctaaatatttgtgACACTAATCTGAATATTGGAGGCCCTGTTTTGTCCTGAATGTCTAGTTAGACTTGCTCAACTCTGAAAGCCGAGAATTTTCGACAATGTCAAACCATTCAGTTTAAACTTGTAAAGATGAAAATAAGGGGACTAATGCTTTCTTATGTTTATGTGCCAGAGAAAGACTTCGGCAGACAGATTTTAAAGGGGTTGTGAATTgggaaataaaaaattctaCCTTTGATAGGTAAGAGGTCACTGCGCTATAAAAACCTTCTTGTTAGTCTGAAAACAGCTTATATTGAAGCCAGTCTTTTTAAACGACAGCATGTGAAATGTGCCACTTCATGATGTGTAGCTAAACACTGTCCGCTTCTACATTACTGCCTGCTGGTAAATGACAAGAGCAGCCAATCACAGGTCTGCGCAGAAACCAAAGGTTAACCTTTATTGGAAGAAGTTTATGTTCAATAAAATCAGAAAGTACTTGGTCCTTACACTTCATTTTTACTGTCTGTTTATTTACAAACAATTAGGCACAATTCAAAATTTTCAGAAAGACTGAAACTAATATACGATGATGCGCTGAATATATCGGATCCAATGTCCCACCAGACACGTGTGAGTACCTGTTTTTACTATGTGATCATTGAGTATTGCTTTGTCTGTTATAGCAGACTGTACTGCGTATGCATTTTCATCCTAAATGTCCATCTGTGTAGGACGTatgctgtcaaacacacacaactgttATCCAATCACAGCAGTGGGTGTTTACTTCTGAATCTACAGCTACTCAATCAAACTGCACTGATGAGGCCGTTAAAACAGGAGAGAAAATTCTATATCATTGCGTTTGGGTGTAAATATATTGACAATGCTAGAGGACCTCAGAGagcagtacaaaataaaaaacaaatgctgtttgtgATACCTTTCATTATCtcaatttaaatctatttaaattatcatgcttaatatttacagtGCTTTTTGTTCCTTCCCTTGTTAAAGCTGTCGAGTACACAGTCTTgtaactgattttaaaatgcttctAGAGGTTGGCGTATCATATACAGGCCTATATAATCCAAAACGTCCTAGGGTCAATCTCCGGTCAGCTCATTTATGTGCACAGTATGAACTCCAGAAAGGACCGAGTGGAACGTCAGTGCTAATTTCTCAGATCATACAGTCGGTGGCAGATACATTAGAGGAATGCAGAGCAGTTAATAAAGCCACCATGTCTGACACGCAGATAATCAGATCCATGAACCGTgaaagtttttgtaatttttttatgatctcTAAGagattttatactttattagaAGTACATCCATCAACAGGCCATACTTCATAAAGAAATGACTGAATTAATTCAACTTGTGAAATAATGCTTTACGTACGACTTAAGGGAAGGTGACAGAGTCAAATGCTCCTGGTTACTGAGAATGGTCTGATTCACCAGTTAATTTCGGAGGCGGGATGAGGATATATCTGAGTCAAGTGATGTGGTATGAGCCATTTGTCAGACTCATCCGCATAATGAAAGCAGTCTCCATTCATGTCACGTAgactttacataatatattttaaatagataaaagcaaatgtttttcctcaaagagtattaatttacttatatttaaatataatttaaaactcCAGTACAGACCTTTGGAATCACGTGGAGTCGATATTCTGATTTCAATTTTGGTAACCTTGGTTACGCTGACTTTTGGTCGTGTGTCCAGCGACCTCAGTTGGACAGCTGCCAGTCTAACATCTACTGTACATTTCATTCGGTCTGAAACAAAGTGAtccttattttcttttcagtcaAGACTTTTGGTTTATTTCATGTTctcataaattattcataaagcaccaaaaatgtatactgtaagTGTACTGTAAAAGACAAGAGTCCAATagtatttcacacacactcttcaagGCCAGATTCTCTCTGAATCCCAGGAAACGAACACAGCGCTCGCATTCTGCATTGATTTATCCTCCCATTGGGTGCAGGGAGCTGCATTTAATACTGTCTCATACATGAGGACAGAAGTAATAAACATGAGACATTTTAAAGTtgacattcaaattcaaaacagaAGTGGCTGGATGTCCAAAAGTCTGTTGAGTACAATGGTACAACAATCCAATCATACACCAgcacataataaaacaacatgacATTAAAAAGGTTATGTTCCTCCATACTTTCATTTCATCACCAAATACAGCAAGTATTAAATAACAGTTATGACTGTGTAAGAGAAATCCTGCAAGGATCCTTGGAAATATGAAAATTGTTGTTTATATAGAAAATACGGTTTCTCAAAGGCTGCTGTTACTATAGAAAGATGGTACATCACAAATCAACTGAAAGGGAGGCTTTGCACTTTATATAAATCTAAACTAAAATACAGAGAACTATTGCAAATGATTTCACATTGCACACATTTAAAAGTGTGAAATACAGTATACTGAAACGGTTGTAGTAAAAAGCGGTTCAAAAAAACAGTTCCCTCATAACTTCATAAAAAAGCTATAGCTGTGCTTACTGAACAATAAAGGACTGCCtttcataaaagaaaacacttaacaTCACAGTTCTccctttaatttttatatttactttttcatatCGGATTAAATATGGTCTTTTCAACTTCAGTGTTTGGGTTTCTTTTAACGTGTGGGATGGTGTTTATAGTGAAGTAAATGAGCATTTTTCAATAGCTATCCCTCcccaatcatttatttaaaattatgttgcttaaatgatattttaaatgatatacaaAATGTGTTATTGAGGCTGTTCATtttcatacaatgaaagtgattTGTGATCAGCTGGCAAACTTTCACAGAACAACCTGACACTGGAACAGACCAGAATTCATTATTCAAAGAATTTGTTATTCACTGAAATTTTCCTGCTCTCAGTTAATAACATAAtgttaataacaaaaaactCTCAGCAAGGACTATTTGTCAGACCAAGTCTGACCATTTTTATACTAGATATTCTAGGTCAAAGTTTTTTGCTTTGTATATGATCCATGTGATGTGTCAAATATGTAACCTAGGATATAACTTGGCTACATAAGATACTGCCTATGgtgatgtttttatagtttCTTTTCCCTTTGCAccttattaaattaaaagtgtgtgtgtgtgtgagcgagcgagagagagcgcgagagagagagagagagaaagggaagaCTATCCTCCACtttataatatagtatttttaatctttttttagcttcaaaGTCATTGTCTACTTTCCATTGTTTGGAAAAACAGCCTAGATATTCTGCTAGTTAACTCCTCATGTGTACCACACAAACATtatgacattatatattaaCGGGATAgaataatcaaaatcaaaaaaatctaaattctgtcattaattactcaccctctttTGATTCTTAAGACCTGCGTTCATCTTTagagcacaaattaaaatagttttaatgaaGTCCgggagctttctgaccctccatagataGCAAGGGTCCTTACGTGATTAAGGCTCAGAAATATAGCAAGGAGTtcattttgctttctttgcatacaaaatgtgttcttgtagcttcataaaaattacggttgaaccactgatgtcacatgagccattttaattttatatcttCATACTACATTTCTGAGCCTAGATCGTGGGAGCACCCTTTCATTCTATGCAGGGTTAGAAAGCTcttgtatttaaagaaaatatcttaatttgtgttcctgAGATGAATGAATGTCTTACGTGTTTGgaacgagggtgagtaaataatgaccgaattttcattttttgatcaactatccctttaagagcacCATGAAGATTACTGCATTATTCCTTCCAATTTATcctttttgggtaaactatccctaaAATGATGGTTACTGCCATACATTGCTTTTGGGTACTGAAATGgcaaattactgtaattacagtatttttcaaCAATAGCCTAAGCTCTTCACTTATGAAACTAAAATAGCTGGTTTGAGCCACATTAAGGCACTCAAAATTTCTGTGACCTCAAAAATCCTGCAATCACACCACCATAGATACCTGTAGACTGCTGAGATACGTGAGGGAGTTGAAATATATCAAATAGTTACCAAATGGCTCTGCTGGTGCTCAAAAATCCTAAAAATCCAAAAGTCTCCAACACTGGCAAGTTGTCTTatcacttcatttaaaatgagattatTACAAGGGAAAGGAATTTAATCTGCTACAAAATAACAGATTCAAATCCAGAATAAATAGCCAGCTGTTGTTG
This genomic interval from Puntigrus tetrazona isolate hp1 chromosome 5, ASM1883169v1, whole genome shotgun sequence contains the following:
- the akr1a1a gene encoding aldo-keto reductase family 1 member A1-A isoform X1 — protein: MAATITLSKALQMPAVGLGTWKSAPGQVKQAVLAALDCGYRHIDCAAAYSNEREVGEALSERLGEGKPLRREDIFVTSKLWNTKHHPDDVEEACRKSLSDLKLSYLDLYLMHWPMAFERGDELMPRRPDGTIRYDDTHYRDTWAAMEKLVDQGLVKAIGLSNFSARQIDDILSVAKHKPVVNQVECHPYLVQTQLVCHCWSRGLAVTAYSPLGSPDRPWVTPGEAHLLDDPRVLGLAKRYNKTPAQVVIRWHVQRGVVCIPKSVTPTRIKQNIEVFDFQLSDEDMKVIESFNRNERLIIPTIMMEKRSGEMQITLIFLSVIHIDQMQQKMCKPLRNLIVK
- the akr1a1a gene encoding aldo-keto reductase family 1 member A1-A isoform X2, whose product is MAATITLSKALQMPAVGLGTWKSAPGQVKQAVLAALDCGYRHIDCAAAYSNEREVGEALSERLGEGKPLRREDIFVTSKLWNTKHHPDDVEEACRKSLSDLKLSYLDLYLMHWPMAFERGDELMPRRPDGTIRYDDTHYRDTWAAMEKLVDQGLVKAIGLSNFSARQIDDILSVAKHKPVVNQVECHPYLVQTQLVCHCWSRGLAVTAYSPLGSPDRPWVTPGEAHLLDDPRVLGLAKRYNKTPAQVVIRWHVQRGVVCIPKSVTPTRIKQNIEVFDFQLSDEDMKVIESFNRNERLIIPTIMKDGKKVWRDANHPHFPFSDSY